Genomic DNA from Deinococcus aestuarii:
TTCAGTTCGCCGCCAGCGCCGACCGCTGGCACCTTTACAAGGACCACGTGCACCTCGCGCCGCACCATCAGGAGGGCGGGCTGCTGCGCTTCGAGGCGAGCCTGATGCCCTTTGTGGACAACCCCGACCGCCAGGCCCTCGTCGTCATCGACATGCAAAACGACTTCTGCTCGCCGGGCGGCTGGACCGACGTCTCGGGGCTGGACCATGAACGCTGCCGCCGGGCGATTCCCGGCGTGATCCGTGCCCTGGAGGTGGCCCGCGAGCGCCAGATGTGGGTGATCTGGGTGGACTGGCACAACCGCCCGGACCTGCGCAACCTCGGCGCCCCCACCCTCTTTTCCTTCAAGCACAGCTTGGAGCAGCGCGGCATCGGGCAGGAGCTGGAGCGCGGGCCGGTGCTCACGGCGGGGTCGTGGGGCGCCCGGATGGTGGACGAACTGCTGGTGCGGATGCGTGAGGAGGACATCCTCACCGAGAAGGTCCGCATGGACGGCTTTTTCGGCACCCACCTCGACCAGGTGCTGCGGACCCAGGGCATCGAGACCCTCCTGTTCGCGGGGGTCAACATCGACCAGGGCGTGACCTCCACGGTGGAGGAAGCGTATCTCCGCGACTATGGCGCGGTGCTGCCGGAAGACGCCTGCGCGACCTCCAGCCCCGACTCCTGCTACGACGCGGTGGTCTTCAACGCCCGCGCCTGCTGGGGCTTTTCGATAACGACCGCCCAGTTCGCGCAGGCCCGGCCCCCCGGAGCAAAGGAGGAAGGCGCATGACCCGTGTTCTGGTGCTGATGGACTTCTCGGCCGCCGCGTTGGGGGCCTTGCGGGTGGCGCGGGCGGCGTTTCCGGACGGGGCCTTTACGGTGCTGCACGTGGCATCGCCCGGCGTGGACCCCCACCCCGGGGGCTACCTTCAGGAGAGAGAACAGCTCGCGGCCCTGGGCGGCGGCGAGCTCACGCTCGGGCAGCCCGCTGAGGAGGCCCTGAGGCGGGCGGGCAAGTGCGACGTGATCGTGCTGGGGACCGCCGGACGGCGCGGCCTCCAGCGCTTCTTGCTGGGGTCGGTGGCCGAACGGGTGATCCGCGACGCCCCGGTGCCTGTGCTGAGCGTCCACTCGCCGGAGGCGGAAGACCACCTGCCGCTGCCCGCAGTCTCGCAGCGGCGCTGGCTGCGCGCCCTCCACGACCTCGGGCGGGTGGAGGACCCGGCGCCCGCCCGCGTGCTGGTCCTGACGGACTTTTCGGACAGCGCCCACCGCACCCTGGACTTCGTGCGGACGCATCTGCCGGGGGCGCAAACGGAGCTGCTGCACGTGGTCGATCCGGCCTCCCTGACGGTGCCCTTCGCGTTGCCGGGCGCCCCGGACCCCCCGCTGCGCGGCGCCAGCCGCCAGCTCCTTGCCGAGCGCAACGCCCTGTGGGCGCGGGAGGCGCGTGTCCGGCTGGCCGAACTGGGCGGCGGCGAGGTGGTGAGTGGTGAGCCCGCCGGGATCGCGCTGGACCGTGCGGCGGGCGGGGAGTATGACCTCGTGGCCGTCGGCACCTCGGGCAAGGGAAGCCTCTCGCGCCTGATGCTGGGCTCGGTGGCGTTGCGGATCGTCCGCGAGTCGCCCGTCCCGGTCCTCACCGCCCGCGCCCCGGACGGCCCGGCCGCCTGACCCCCAGCCCTCTCAGACAACCCCTCCAGGAGACCCATGATCTATCCGAGCGAGCTTGCCCGCCTCCAGTCCCTGCCCGAGGACCAGTCCGTGCTGATGGCGGTGGTTCACGTCAACCCCGCCAGCCAGGACAACCACGGCGACGCCCTGACCACCCGGGTCAAGAGCGCGCTGAACGACCTCGGCGTGCCGCCCACCCTGGGACAGCGCCTGCTCGACGACGTGGCCCGCGCCCGCGAGGCCCGGGGCAAGAGTGCCGTGTACGTGCTGGGCGAGGGCATCGACGAGCGCTTTGACGTGCAGCTCGACCTGCCCGAACGCTTCCATTTCGGGCGTCCGCTGCCCGCGCTGGTCCAGGCCGTCACCGAGGCGTACCCCCCGGTCGGCGTGCTGGCCGTGGACCGCGACTGGGCACGGATGTTTATCCTGAAGCAGGGCGAGCTGACCGAGCTGCGGCGCGAGCAGAACACCGAGCTTCAGGACGTGGACCGCGACGACCTGACCGCCTCCACCACGGCCGTTCCCGGCGCGCAGGGGGCGGCCCGTGCTCAGGACGGCAGCGGGTTCAGCGCGCAGGGCACCGGGCCGCGCAGCGACAGCGGCGTGGAACTGTTCCGGCGGCACCTCGACGCCCTGCAACAGCGCTTCTACAACGAGACCGCCCAGGAACTCGCGCGCCTGATGAAGGACCATGACCTGAACCACCTGATCCTGGTCGGGCCGGTCGCGCGTCTGGCGGAGTTTCGCGCCGAGATCCCTGATACGGCCTCCTTCGAGGTGGTCGGCGAGACGAACGTGGAGGTCGGCACCGGCAGCGCCCCCGAACAGATGCTGCTGGGGCGCCTGATCCCGCTGCTGGAGGAGTTCGCCCAGACCGAGCAGGTCCGCTTGATGGAGCAGCTTCAGGAACAGGGCGTGATGGAGATGGAGCGGGTCCTGGAGATGGTGCAGCAGGGGCGGGTGTACCTGCTCGTCATTCCGGAGGACGGCTCGCAGGTGAACCTCTTCCGCAGCCACAACCGCGAGGTCCCGTACTTCACCGCCCGCAAGGACGCACAGGAAAGCCCGCTGGACGGCAGCCCGATGGAGCGGGTGACACTGGAGGAGATGCTGCCGCAGCTTCAGGCGCTCTACGGGCTGGAGGTCCGGCGGGTCTATGGCGAGCACGCCGAGAAGCTCGTCCGGGAATACGGCGGCCTGGCCGGGCTGACCCGGTACTGAGGGGCGCCATGACCCGGCGTGTCCTCGTCCCCACCGACTTCTCCGACCGTGCCGACCGCGCCGCCGCGTGGGCGCGGCAGGCCTTCCCAGACGCCGAGGTGCGGCTGCTGCACGTCGTCGATCCCCTCACCCTGCACGCCCCCTCCGTCGCTGCGCCGGGGAGCGGCTACGTCCTGAGCGGCGAGAGGCTGGGGGTGCAGCGCGACTTCGAGACCGAGGTGCACGAGCGGCTGCGGCGGCTGGGCAGCGGCGAACTGGTGGTGGGCTCGCCGGTAGACGAGATTCTGCGCTACGCGCAGGCGGGCTCCTTCGACCTGATCGCCCTCGGCGCGACTGGCACGGGCGACCCGGGGGGCTCCGGCCTGGGCTCGACCGCCGAACGCCTCGCGCGGGAGTCGCCGGTGCCGGTCGTCATCGTGCACTGAGCCGGGGGACCGCACCCGGGGGCTCCCGCGCGTCGCCGGACCCCCCCCCGCCCCCTTCGAGCCCCACCCGGATCAGGGAGGTCGTCATGACCCAGCCGCTGGGCCCACCCCCCGCTTCACACGCCCCCGAGCCCCCACCCTGGCACGCCGCCTCCCCCGGGGACGTTCTCGCCCGGCTGGACACCACCCCGGAGGGCCTGAGGGTGGCTGGGGCCGCCCGGCGGCTGGAGCGGTACGGGCGCAACGCCCTGCCCGCGCGCGAGCCGCCGGGCGTGTGGCGCGTCATGATGCGCCAGATTCTCAACCCGCTGATCTGGCAAGGTCCCCATCTCGCGCTTGATGTTGGGCTCGGTGGCGCTGCGAATCGTCCGCGAATCGCCCATCCCGGTGCTCACGGCCCGGGCCACCGATTGAGATGCCCCACCCTTCTCCCCGGAGGACCCATGACCACCCCACGAGACCCTGACCGCATCCAGAGGCGGCCCGCCGACCAACCCCCCTCGTTCGCAGGGACCGACAGCGACCGGGGCGCGACCCCCAGCCCCGGCGCGGTGGTCCCTTCCCGGCCCTTCCCGGGGAGTGCCCTGTGACGCGCCCCCTCGTCATGATGGACTTTTCCCCGGCGGCGCTCGCCGCGCTGGGGGCCGCTCGCGCCGCCTTCCCGGACGCCTCGCCGACCGTGCTGCACGTGGTGTCGCCGGACACGGACCCCCACCCCGGGGGGTACGCCCGGGAGCACGAGGGGCTCGCGGCGCTGGGCGGCGGCGAAATCGCGCTGGGCCCGCCCGCCGAGGAGGCGCTGAGGCGCGCGGGAACGGGACAGTACGACCTGATCGTGATGGGCACCGCCGGGCGGCGGGGGGTGGGGCGGCTGCTGCTGGGGTCGGTCGCCGAGCGGTTGATCCGTGAGTCGCCCGTGCCGGTCTTCAGCGTGCACTCACCGCCGGGAGACGACCACCGCCCCCTGGAGCAGCGGGCCTGGCAGCGCGCCGTGCAGGAGGTGCGTGGCCAGGAAGCTCCGGCGGCCCGGCGCGTGCTCGTCCTGACCGACTTCTCCCCGGCTGCGCGGCGGGCCCTGAACTTCGTGCGGACCCACCTGCCCGGCGCGGAGGTCAGGCCCCTGCACGTGGTCGAGCCCGCCGCCCTGACGGTGCCCTTCGCGCTGCCCGGAGTGGGCGACCCCCCGCTGCGCGGCGCGAGCGCCCGCTTTCTGGAGCAGCGCAACGCCGAGTGGGAACAGGAGGCGGGGCGGCACCTGGCCGAGCTGGGCGGCGGCGAGGTCGTCCGGGGTGACCCGGCGCAGGTCGCGCTGGAGCGCGTGGCGGGCGGCGGGTACGACCTCGTGGCGGTCGGCACCGCCGGGCGCGGCGGCCTCGCGCGGCTCACCCTGGGGTCGGTCGCGCTGCGGCTGGTGCGCGAGTCCCCGGTGCCGGTGCTCACCGCCCGGGGGGAGGAACCATGAGCCCCGACCTCCCCCTGGCCTTCGAGACCCTCTTCCGGTACACGCCCATCCAGCACGACATCGTGCTCAACGTCATGAGCCTACGACCCGCCCGGACACGGGTACTCGCGGGCGCCGGCGGGCACGTTCCTGACGCTGGAGAGCCTCGCCGACCACCTCGCGGCGTGGCTGCGGGCGAACCGGATGGAGGGCACGCCGCTCCTCGGCCACTCGCTGGGCGGGGACGTGCTGCTGCACCTCGCGGCGCGGTCACCCTCCAGCGCGGGGTGTCTGGTGCTGTGTGCCCCGGCGACCCGGCCCGATACTCCGGGCGCGCTCGGGCAGCTTCTGCGCCTGCTGGCCGAGGGACCCAAGGTGCGCCCGGTCTTCCTCGCCCGGCTGGTGTGGTCGTACCTGCACGCGGGGCCACGCCGCGCCTGGGGGCTGCCGACCCACCTGCGCCACGCCGACGCGCGCGACTGGGCGAACCGGGTCCACGCGCCGACCCTCCTGCTGGACGGCGCGGACGACAACGTGGTGCGCTCGCGGACCCTGCGCAGGATGCTGGGCCTCCTGCCGAACGCCCGCCTGATCCGGGTGCCCGGGGCCTCCCACGCCATGATCGACGGCCAGGCGGGGAATGTGGCGCGGCTCGCCCGGGCGTTCGTCCTCGCGGGGCAGGGGCCTGCGCCTCCCCGGGGTTGTTCCCGCCGCTCCTGAACCCTGCTTCCCCACGTCGGCCCGCCTCTCCTCCGGGTCCTGTCGCGCCGAGACCGTCAGGACCGGATGCCGGTTCATCGTTCCGTTGTGACCGCGAGGCCGGACCCGCGGGCGGGACGCCGTGAAAGGAGACCTCATGACCATCCGCCCCCTGAAGGCGCCCCCGCCGCCCGCCCTCAGCGACGATCCCCCCTGGCACACGCTGGAGACCGGGGCCACCCTCGCCGCGCTGGGCACCGACCCGGGGCGCGGCCTGGGCGACGAGGAGGCCGGGGACCGCCTCGCCCGGCTGGGGCCCAACGAGCTGATCGACCGGGGAGTGAAAAGCCCCTGGAAGATCCTCTGGGAGCAGCTCACCGCCGTGATGGTCCTCATCCTGATCGCGGCGGCGGGGCTCTCCGCCTTCCTGGAGAAGTGGCTGGAGGCGGGCGCGATCCTCGCCATCTTCCTGCTCTTCGCGGGGCTCGGCTTCCTCCAGGAGTACCGGGCCGAGCGGGCCATCGCCGCCCTGAAACGGCTCGCCGTGCCCGTCGTGCGCGCCCGTCGCGGCGGGGACTGGCGTGAACTCAGCGCCCGCGACCTCGTGCCCGGGGACGTGATCGCCCTGGAGGCGGGAAACGTCGTGCCCGCCGACGTGCGGCTCCTGGAGAGCGCCAACCTGCGGGTGCAGGAGGCGGCCCTGACCGGCGAGTCCGAGCCGGTCGAGAAGGAGGTGGCCGCGCTGACCCGGGCGGACGCACCCCTGGGGGACCGCCGCAACCTGGGCTTCATGGGCACCACCGTCACCTACGGGCGCGGCACGGCGGTCGTCGTGGAGACCGGGATGCGCACCCAGCTCGGGCGCATCGCCACCCTGATTCAGGACGTGAAGGGCAGCATGACCCCCCTGCAAGCCCGCCTCGACCGGGTGGGCAAGGGCCTCGCGGCGGCGGGGGTGGTCGTCGCCGTCCTGATCCTCGCTCTCGGGCTGCTCGCCGGGGAGACCTTCGAGGACATGCTCCTGACGGCGATCAGCGTGGCGGTCGCCGTCGTGCCCGAGGGCCTGCCCGCCGTCGTGACCTTCACCCTCGCGCTGGGTGCCCAGAAGATGCTGCGGAGAAACGCCCTGATCCGCAAGCTGCCCGCCGTGGAGACGCTGGGCTCCGTCACCACCATCTGCTCGGACAAGACGGGCACCCTGACCGAGAACCGCATGACCGTCACCGTCCTCGACGTGGCGGGCGAGCGGGTGGACCTCAGCCCCACCCTGCACGCCCGGATGCCCGCCCTGGAGCGCGGGGACGCCTGGCCCGGGGTGCTGCTGGGTACCTCCCCGCTGATGCACCTCACCCTCGCGGTTGGGGCGCTGTGCAACGACGCGCGGGTGAGGCTGGGTGAGGGCGGGCGCCTGGAGACCCTGGGTGACCCCACCGAGGGCGCCCTCCTCGTGGCGGCGGCGAACGCGGGCCTCGCGCAAGACGAGATGACTCGCGCCCTACCCCGGGTGGCCGAACTGCCCTTCGACTCCGAGCGCAAGCGCATGACGACCGTCCACGCGCGGGCGGAGCATGTCCCCGACGGTCTCGGCGCGGTGCTGGGCCGGGATGGGCTGGACCCCGGCCTCGGCTTCGTGGCCTTCACGAAGGGGGCGGTGGACGGCCTGCTCGACCTCTCCACGCAGGTCTTCGACGGCTCGGGCGTGCGGCCCCTCGACTCTGGGTGGCGCCGCCGCATCGAGGGGGCGCAGGGGGCCCTGGCGCGCGACGGGATGCGGGTGCTGGGGGTGGCCTTCCGCCTGCTGGATGCCCCCCTCGCAGACGAGCGGGTGGAGCGGGACCTCGTGTTCCTGGGCCTCGTGGGCATGATCGACCCGCCGCGTCCGGAGGTCCGTGAGGCCGTCGCGCGCTGCCGGGCGGCGGGCATCCGGCCCATCATGATCACCGGGGACCACCCCCTCACGGCGAGCTTCATCGCGCGCGATCTCGGCATCTCCACCAATGAACGGGTGGTCACCGGGGTGGACCTGGCAAAGATGACCGACGCGGACCTCGAACGGGCGGTGGCGGACGTGAACGTCTTCGCCCGCGTGTCGCCCGAACACAAGCTGCGGATCGTGGAGGCCCTCCAGCGGCGCGGGCAGGTCGTCGCCATGACCGGGGACGGGGTGAACGACGCGCCCGCGCTGAAGAAGGCCGACATCGGCGTGGCGATGGGGATCACGGGCACGGACGTCTCCAAGGAGGCGGCGGACATGGTGTTGCGCGACGACAACTTCGCCACCATCGTCGCGGCGGTCGAGGAGGGGCGCACGATCTACGACAACCTGCGGAGATTCGTGCGCTTCGCCATCACCGGCAACGTGGGCAAGGTCGGCGTGATGCTGCTGTGGCCGCTGCCCTTCGCGCTGCTGGGTCTCCCGCTGGACTCGGCGGTCGCCCTGCTGCCGCTGCAACTGCTGTGGCTCAACCTGATGACCGACGGTCTGCTGGGGCTGGCGATGGGCGTGGAGAAACCCGAGCGGGGCGTGATGGCCCGTCCCCCCCAGTCCCCGCGCGAGGGCCTGTTCAGCGGCGGGATGGGCTGGCAGGTCGCGTGTGCGGGGGTGTACATCGCCGCCGTGGCGCTGGCGGTGGGATTCGCGTATTATGGTGGCTCTGGTGGTGGCGCTGCAACTCGCGGCGCTGTACGTGCCCCCCCTGCAAGGCACCTTCCTGCGCCTCGTGCCGCTGTCCCCCGCCGACCTCCTGCTCTCGGTCGGCCTGGGCTTCACGCTGCTCCTGGCCCTGGAGGTCGAGAAGGGGCTCGCTCGCCGCCGGACCCGGACCCGCCGGGCCTCCGCCCCCACCTGAGCCCCGCCGTGTCGTCCCGGGACCTGCCCCGCGCTCGCCCGTCCCGGGGCCGCCGCACCACCCGAGCGCCCTGGAGGAAAGGTATGTTCAGGCATGTCCTCGTGACGACCGACGGCAGCCCGCTGGGTGACCTCGCGCTGCCCCACGCCGGCGACCTCGCCCGCCGGTACGGGGCCACGCTGACCCTGCTGCACGTGGTGCCGCCACTCCCGGTGGGGGTCTTCGCCGAGGGTGCGGCCTATGTGGACGCCGAGGAGGTTTGGCCGTGATCAGACGAGTTCTGGTTCCCTTCGACTTCTCCGAGGGCGCGCGTGCGGCCCTGGATCTGGCGCGTTCGCGCTTTCCGGGGGCGCAGGTGGACGTGCTGCACGTCGTGGACGGCCGGCAACTCGGGCTTCGTCCGGTGTGGATGCGGGACCCGCGGGGCGGGGTGCCGGACACCCCCAGCGAGCGCGAGCGGCGCGAGGTTGCCGTGCGGCAGGCGCAGGCCCGTCTGAACGAGGAACTCGGCGGCGGCCTGGCCGTCGAGGGCTTTCCGGTCGAGACCATCGTCGAGCGTGCCCAGACCCAGGGCTATGCCTTGGTGGTGATCAGCCCCCGGGGCAAGTCGGGCCTGCACCGCGCCGTGCTGGGGTCGGTGGCCGAAGGCGTGGTCCGCCAGGCGCGGGTGCCTGTGCTGGTCCTGCACTCCAAGGTCTTTTAGGGTTCACCCGAGGAGAAGTCATGTTCCAGAACGTCCTGGCCGCCACCGATTTCTCCCCGCGCGGGAACGCCGCCGTCGCCTGGGCCCGCGAAGCCTTTCCAGAGGCCCACGTTCACGTCGTTCACGTGCTCGACACCATCGCGCTGCACGCGCCGCTGGTCGTCTCCCCCAGCGGGCCGTCGGTGCCCCTACCTATCTTCTCGAAGGTGCAGGAAAGGGCCGAGCGTGCCACCCGCGAGGCACTGGAAACCCTCGCGCAGTTGGGGGGTGGGGAACTGCGCACGGGCCGACCCCATGAGGTGGTGTTGCAACTGGCGGAGGACGGCTCCTATGACGTGGTGGTGCTGGGGGCCACCGGCAAGGGTGGGCTGGAGAAGTTCCTGCTGGGGTCCACGGCGGAACGGTTGTTGCGTCTGGCTCCCATCCCCGTCGTCATAGTCCCCTGAGGTTAGGGGCGGGAACCGCGATGCCCGGTTCCCGCCCCCGAAGGAACAGCCTTTCTCAGGACTTCACCGGGAGTTGGCCGCGCTCGGGCCGGGGGAGGCCAGCAGGTTCCCAGTCTTCCGGTCCGGGTGGGGCAGGGATGGAAGGGAGATTCACGTGACCCCAGTCAAGTCAGTTGCGAACGCTCCGGCGAGCCGGGCTGGGCCCGGATCATCCCCCCCGCCGAAGCCCTTGGTGAACGAATGTCCTCTATTTCCAGAGCGTCGGCACTCCGGCGCGGACGGTGACATCATGAAGCGAATCCTGCTGACTGCCCTGACCCTCTGGCCGCTGCTGGTCGCCCCCACGGCGGGGGCACAGACCGCCGACGTGACGTGTTCGGGAACGCTCTCGGGGCGCACCGTGAACGGGAACGTGACCGTGCGGACCGCGGCCACCTGCATCCTGGTGAACACCCGCGTGGCGGGTGACGTGCAGGTGCAACGAAACGGTCAGGTCACCATCCGCAACAGCGAGGTGCGCGGCGACGTGCAGGGCGAGGTCGGCTTCCGGGCCCTGATCCTGAGGGACAGCGTGGTGCGGGGGGACGTGGACGCCCTCCACGGCAGACACGTCATCCTGAACGACACCCGGGTGGAAGGTGACGTCGCCCTCAAGCTCAACGCCGGAACGGTGCATCTTGAACGAGTCACGGTGAATGGCGACCTCGAGTGCGAGGGCAACGCCCGCGAGCCGGTGGGTAAGAGCAACCGCGTGCAGGGACGGCGCGAGGGGCAGTGCCGTGTCCTGTGAGGGGGAGGCCGCGGACCCGGCCCCGGGTCGCCAGCTCGTTTGCCACCTGGGGGTACGCCGCGTGCAGGCGGCCTGACCCCTGTGGCGGGCGCCGCGCCGGGCCCAGCGGCTGGGCGAGCACGTGCCCGAACTCTCGGCCTCTGCGGGGCGCTCGCTCGTCCAGGTGGAGGCCGCGCCACCCACCGGTCTTCCCGTCCTTCCTGATCCAAGGGCGCCGCCAGGCGGCCTCGATGCTGGGGGCGGACGCGGGGTCAGGGCCAGCGAACCCGCAGGGAGCCCCCGCCAGGCCGGGAAATCACGGGGGTTCTTCCCGCTCCGTCCGCTCCCCCCCGCCCGGCAGCCCGCGGGCGACGGCGAGGCGCACCGCCTCCACCCGGTCGTCCGCCCCGAGCTTGCCCAGCACGTTCGACACGTGAATCTTGACCGTGCCCTCGCCCAGGTTCAGCGCCCGGGCGATGCGCTTGTTCGTGAGACCGCGCGCCAGCAGCGCCAGCACCTCCAGTTCGCGCGGCGTGAGTGGCTCGGGCGCCACGTCCCGGCGCTCGCGCTCGCGCTCGCGGGAGAGCGAGTCGGCAAGTACGTCCGCCACCCGCGGCTGCACGTACCGCTCACCCCGGGCCACCCGCAGCAGGGCGTCGCGCAGCGCCTCCACCGATACGTCCTTGAGCACGTACCCCGCCGCCCCCGCCCGCAACCCCGCGAACATGTCCTCGTCGTCCTCGAAGGTCGTGAGCAGAATCACCGGGGGACCGCCGCGCGCCCTGACCTCGCGGATGGTCCCCACGCTGCCGAGGCCCGGCATCCGTACGTCCATCAGCACCACGTCCGCCTGCCCCGTCTCCAGCCAGGCGAGGGCCGCCTCGCCGCTCTCCAGGTCGGCGACGACCCGCACGCCGTCTTCCAGATCGAGCAGCTTGGCGAGGCCGAAGCGTACCCAGGGCTGGTCGTCCACGATCAGGACCCGGACCTCGCTCACGCGGGCACCCGCAGCCGCACCATGAACTGACTGCCCTGGACCCCGGAGTGGGCCTCACCCCGCAGGACCTCGGCCCGCCGTGCGAGGGAGGCGAGGCCCTGCCCGGTGTCGTTCGCCCGGACGAGCACCCGCCCAACCAGGTTGCGCGCTTCGAGCACCACGGCGTCCTCCCCGAAGGTCACCCCGAGGGTGAGCCGCTCGCCGGGCGCGCGCCGACGGGCGTTCGTCATACACTCCTGGGCCGCGCGGTAGAGCGCGAGGTGAACGTCCTCGGGCAGGGGACGCTCCCGGCCCATGACTTCCAGGCAGATGTTCGCCTTGTCGGGCCACGCCGAGACGAGGCGGCGCAGGGAGGTAAGCAGGTCCTCGCCGCTGGGCCGGGGCTTCATCACGTTGACGGCGAGCCGCACGTCCGCGATGGCCTCCTCGTTGCGGGTCAGGGCCCGCTCCAGGGCCCCTCGCTCCTCGGCGTCCCCGGACCGGGACCACAGGGCGAACTGGAGGTCGTAGCGCTGGGCGGTGAGGTGATGCCCCAGCGTGTCGTGCAGTTCACGCGAGATGCGGGCGCGCTCGGTGAGGCTGGCGTGCTCAACCTCCAGCTCACCGAGCGACCGGACACGCTCCAGGGCGCCTTCCAGCTCGCGCTGCTTGGCCTCCACCTCGTCGTACGCCCGCGCCTCCCGCAGGGCGAACTCGAAGAGGGCCAGGACGTAGGCGCTGACCAGCAGCACGAGGAACCCACCTAGCAGCACCAGGGCGCTGAGGGTTGCGGCCCGGTTCTGGATCTCCGAGAGCGTGAACCAGGTCACCTGGGTCGCTTCCAGTGCGAGGAGCCAGGCGAAGGAGAGCCCCACGTAGGCGAGCAGACTGACCCCTGCGGCCCAGAGGAGCGAGAGCCGGGCGCGCAACAGCACTGGCAGGTACAGTAGCGGCAGCACGGGGAGCCCCCCTGCACAACGCCGCGTACACGATGCTCCGCCACCGGGTGGGCGGCCTGCCCGTGGTGAATGTCCGCCATGAGGTCGTCGGCGTTGTCACCGTGACCGACGTGCTGTGCGAGTACGTCCGCCTGACGGATGCTGGGGAGGTGGGGCCAATCTCCTGACTCCGTTCCCGCCCCTCGATGAGGTAGGGGATGACGCTGATGTCCCCACCGGGTTGCTCCACGTGGTGCCAGGCCGCGACCCCGCGTGCTGGGTCCCGGCACCGACTTCCCTCGTGAGCGGGAGGCGTTGGCGGCCCCGGGGGGCGGCAACTTGGCCTACGGCGCGGCGGTAAAGTCGGCGCCCCCGCCGCCAGCGCCGGACTTCCGCATCTGCTGTGGTGTCATTGACTTCCGCGTAGCGCAGGGTCGTCTGGATCTGCTGATGTCCCAGCCGCTTGCGAATCGTCGCCAGGCTCACTCCCCCGTTCACCAGTTCCGTCGCATGGCTGTGTCGAAGCTGGTGCGACGTGCACTTCACCCCAGCCTCTTCCGCGTAT
This window encodes:
- a CDS encoding response regulator yields the protein MSEVRVLIVDDQPWVRFGLAKLLDLEDGVRVVADLESGEAALAWLETGQADVVLMDVRMPGLGSVGTIREVRARGGPPVILLTTFEDDEDMFAGLRAGAAGYVLKDVSVEALRDALLRVARGERYVQPRVADVLADSLSRERERERRDVAPEPLTPRELEVLALLARGLTNKRIARALNLGEGTVKIHVSNVLGKLGADDRVEAVRLAVARGLPGGGERTEREEPP
- a CDS encoding CBS domain-containing protein, translated to MLRHRVGGLPVVNVRHEVVGVVTVTDVLCEYVRLTDAGEVGPIS
- a CDS encoding sensor histidine kinase, coding for MLPLLYLPVLLRARLSLLWAAGVSLLAYVGLSFAWLLALEATQVTWFTLSEIQNRAATLSALVLLGGFLVLLVSAYVLALFEFALREARAYDEVEAKQRELEGALERVRSLGELEVEHASLTERARISRELHDTLGHHLTAQRYDLQFALWSRSGDAEERGALERALTRNEEAIADVRLAVNVMKPRPSGEDLLTSLRRLVSAWPDKANICLEVMGRERPLPEDVHLALYRAAQECMTNARRRAPGERLTLGVTFGEDAVVLEARNLVGRVLVRANDTGQGLASLARRAEVLRGEAHSGVQGSQFMVRLRVPA